DNA sequence from the Brachybacterium avium genome:
CCATCTCGAGCACCTCGTCGAGGTTCTTCTCCTTGGCCAGCCGCGAGACGGACAGCAGCACCCGCTGCTGCGGCCCGATGTCGAGCGCGGCCCGCAGCGCGAGGGCGTCGGCATGCTCCTGCTCGTTGCGGGCGGGACGGAACCGGTCCAGATCCAGCCCGGTGGGGATCACATGCAGCGGACGGTGCACCCCGTAACCGGCGAGGAGGCGGGCGACCTTGGTCGTCGGCGCGATCACGGCATCGGTCCTCGAGAGCACGCGGCGGGAGAAGGTCTCCACGACCTTGCGACCCATGGTGCGGCTGGGCGAGTAGTAGTGCGTGTAGTCCTCGTAGATGGTGTGGTACGTGTGCACCAGCGGCACCGAGAGGGTGCGGGCGATGCGGCGGGCCCACATGAAGGTGGAGAACTCGGCCTGGGAGTGGACGACATCGGGCCGCCACTGCAGGATGTCGCGCAGCACGCGGCGACCGGAGGGCATGCCGATGCGGGCACGGTCGTACACCATCGACGCGGAGACCGAGCCGATGCGGTAGACCCCGTCCTCGTTGCGGGCGCGGATCCCCTGCGAGAGGGTCAGCACGCGGACATCGCAGCCCAGCGCGAGGAGCTCTCGCCGCAGGGTCTGGACGGAGGCGACCACGCCGTTGACGACGGGCTCCCACCAGTCGGTGGTCAGCAGCACCCGCAGCGGATGCTCGGAGGCGGTCGCCGGCGGGCCGGGGGGCGTCCTGTTCACGTTCACCCCTCGAGGCTCGCACCTGGTGCGAGCGTTCGCGTCCCCCGAGCGCATGAGAGACCTCAGACCATGGTCTGATCTCTGCTCTCGCCGCGTGCTGCGGGTAGTCCTGGCGTCCATGAGTCGAGCCTACGATCGGTGACGAGGACGGGACACGTGGCACGCCCGCCCGGTCGCGGAGAGTTTCCCCCTAGTATTTCACTCCATCACCTGGTAGCGCGCGGTGAACGAGGCCGAGGCCAGCTGCTGGGAGAAGATCGCGAAGCGGGCCGCGATATGCGGTGAGTCCGCACTGACCCCGAGCGTCGGGACCGGCAGGGCATGCACCGAGAACTGGTAGCGGTGCGGGGGGCCGGCCGGCGGCTCGGGCCCGTCGTAGCCGGGGTTGCCGAAGTCGTTCCGCGCCTGGAGGAGGGACGCATCGTCCCGAGCCACCCCGAGCGGCAGCGACGTGGTCGCAGCGGGGATGTCCCAGGCCACCCAGTGCCAGAACCCGGATCCCGTAGGGGCGTCGGGGTCATAGCAGGTCACAGCGAAGGAGCGGGTGCCCTCCGGGGCTCCCGACCAGCGGAGATCGGGGGAGAGGTTCTCCCCGCCGAGCGCCTCCACCAGCTGCTGGGGAGCCACCTCCTCGCCTGGGGGCGTGGCGCTCGAGATGAGGACGAACGATGAGGTCTCAGGGGACGTGTGATCCATCCCTCCAGCGTAGGCACCCCTTCGGAGTGTGTCGAGGAGGCGCGAGCAGGGTCGTCGTTAGACTGGCCGACATGCCAGAGAACGCCTCCGACGCGTCCGCCGTCGAATTCACGCCCGTCGTCGTCGGCGGAGACATCGGTGCCTACTCCCTCGCACGGGCCTTCCACGAGGCGTACGGGATCCGCACCGTGGTCATCTCCCGTCTGGCGGGCTGGGTGGTGGGGACCTCCTCCCTCATCGACAACGTGCGCTGCCAGGACCCGTTCGATCCCGAGTCGCTGGCTCCGGTGCTGCAGGAGGTCGCCGATGCGCATCCGGGCCGCCCCCTGCTGCTGCTCGGCTCGGCCGATGCGACGGTGAAGCCCATCATCCGGATCCGCGACGAGATCGGCCTGGATCCCCGCTACATCACGCCGTACGTCGACCTGGCCACCTTCGCGGCGGCCACCGAGAAGCAGAACTTCACCCGGCTCTGCCAGGACCTCGGTGTGGATCATCCGGGCACACTGGTGGTCGATCTCGCCGAGGAGATCCCGGCCGATCTCGAGGTGCCCTTCGAGTTCCCGGTGATCGCCAAGCCGGCCGAGGTCTCCGAGTGGAAGCGCATCGAGTTCCCGGGCAAGAACAAGGTCCACACCGTCGAGTCGCCCGAGGAGCTGCATGCTCTGCTGAGCACCATCCGCCGCGCCGGATACCGCGAGTCGATCATCGTCCAGGACCGCATCCCGGGTGATGACCAGTACATGCGGATCCTCACCGTCTACTGCGATGCGGATTCGCGGGTCCGCTTCGCCTCCTACGGCCACACGCTGCTCGAAGAGCATGCGCCGGGCGCGATCGGGAATCCCGCGGCGATCATCACCGGGGTGGATCGGGAGATGGTCGCCCAGGCGCAGCGCCTGTGCGAGCGGCTCGGCTGGACCGGCTACGCGAACTTCGACCTCAAGCACGACCGCCGCGACGGCCGCACCAAGTTCTTCGAGCTCAATCCCCGCCTGGGACGCTCCAACTACTACGTCACCGCCGGCGGGCACAATCCCGTCATCTGGTATGTCGACGAGCACCTGCGCGGCGCGCTGCCCGAGCAGGGGCCGGGCTCCGGGATCGGAGAGGACGGCATCGTCCAGGACCAGCCCGAGGTGCTCTACACCGTCGTCCCGCTCTCCCTGGTCAAGCGGTACACCACCCTGCCCGAGGCCAGGGATCGGCTGCGCCGGGCGCTGCGGGGCGGCCGGGTGGGCAATCCCCTGCACTACCCCGGTGTGGATGCCTCCCTCTCCCGGCGGCGATACGTCCTGGCCGCGGGGCTGAACTCGGTGCTGAAGTTCCAGCGCTACTACCGGCCCGAGGGCGGTGACCGGCTCAGCCGTCTGCTCCGCCGCCGCTCCGGGGCGGCAGCGGAGGAACAGGCGTGATCGAGACGGCGCCGGGAGCGGCAGGGAAGGACTCCGGCGGCCGGCTCGACCCCGCGGACTGGTCCCGCCCGGTGGTCGGCGTCCTCGGCGGGCTCGGACCGGCGGCGACCTCCGTGTTCCTGGACATGCTGATCCGCGCCACGGTGGCCGGCAGCGACCAGGAGCATCTGGACCTGCTGGTCTCCCAGCACTCCACCACCCCGGACCGGACAGCAGGGATACTCGAGCCCGGCGCCCCCGATCCCGGCCCGGTGATCGTCCGTGACGCGGTGATGCTCCAGCGCGCCGGCGTGGACCTGCTCGTCCTGCCCTGCAACACCGCTCACCACTACGCGCGCCAGGTCGAGGCGGCCACCGACATCCCGCTGCTGAGCATCGTCGAGACCACCTCGCGCGCCGCTGTCGAGGTCGCGGACGGGGCCCCCATCGCCGTCTTCGCGACCGAGGGCAACATCCACGCCGGGGTGTACCAGGATCAGATCCTCGCCCGGGGTGGCACGCCGCTGGTGCCCGACCGTGCTGTGCAGGAGGACATCAATCACCTCATCTACGCCCAGGTCAAGGCCGGGGTGCCGGTGGACCTGGACCTCTTCGAGTCCTGCATCGAACGAGTGCTGGCCTGCGGTGCGGGTGTCGCCGTGCTCGGCTGCACCGAGCTCTCGGTGGTGTACGACCAGCACGGGTACCGCGGCGACCGGCGGCTGGTCGACTCGCTCACCGAGCTCGCCCGCATCACCGTGGGCCGGGCCGGCAAGGAGCTGACCGAGCTCTTCCGCTGAACCGGCTCAGCGCAGCGGGGCGCGGGTCGGGGGGCTCAGAACCCCGAGTCGGTCGGCCGTGGATAGTGGCGCAGGAACTTGCGCACATGGTTCAGCCCGACGATCCGCGCGTAGCGGCGCGCCCAGCCGCCGTCCGCCGGGTAGGTCCACGGGTTGCGGACCCCGCGCCGCGCCACGGTGGCCACCCAGCGCTTCAGCGGGGGGTCGCGCAGGTAGCGCCTCAGCAGCGGCATCGGGACCAGCGAGTAGAGGATCTCGTCGAACTGCGTGACCGGCTCGATCCGGCGGTGCTCGATGGCATCGGCCACCACGAAGCGGGAGACGTTCGCCCCAGCGCTGGAGACATAGAAGTTGTTGCGACCGATACGGGGATTGACCTCGAAGAACTTCCAGGTCCCGTCGCGAGGGTCGCGCTTGACGTCGAAGTTCGCGTAGCCCCGGTAGCCGGTCGCCTCGAGCAGGGCCCGCGCCTGCTCCAGCGCGTCGTCGAAGGGGGTGGTGATCATCGCGGCCGGTCGGCCCAGCGCATCGGGCGTGTGCTCGCCCAGCAGCACCCGGGCCGAGCACAGCAGCGTCACCCGACCCGCGGCGTCGGTGTAGGCGGTGATCGAGCCCTCGGCGGTGTCGTCACCGGGGATCAGCTCCTGGACGATCAGACGTCCGGTGTAGCCGGCCGCGGCGATCGAGCGGAGCAGCGCGGCGAGCTCCTCGGGGTCCTCGAGGAACCACACCTTCTTCTTGCCCGCGAAGCGCACCCCGGCCATGTCCGCGGTGCGGGCCGCTTTCATGACCACCGGGAAGGGCAGATCGGTGCGGGGAGGCTCCCAGCCCGCCTTCCGCGGAATGCTCAGGTCGATGACCTCCGTGCGCGGGGTCGCCACCCCGTGCTCGGTGCACAACCGGGCGAATTCCGCCTTGTCCGAGAGACGCTCGAGGACATCGGCCTCGAGGATCGGCATGACGTAGTGCGGCTCCAGCTGATCGCGATGATCGCTCATCAGCTGCACGAGCGAATCCGCATTGGCCAGCAGCAGCTGCGGGCGCACTCCGCCGCGCTCGATCGCCAGGTCCACGGCGGCGGTGACCAGGTCCTCATCGCTCGCGGAGCTGCCGAGCTCGTCGACGACGCAGGTGACCGAGCGACGCATCGGCTCGATCCCGACCTTCGTGATCACCGTCGCCACCACGCCGTACTCCTCATGGAAGGCACGCGCGAGCGTGTAAACCCCGAGCCCGGAGCCGAGCAGCACCAGGTCGAAACCCGCCTGCGCCGAGGACGGACCGGGATCGGGTGCGGCGGGACGGGACGTGGGCGTCTCAGGGTGTGGCATATCGATGATCCTAACGGCGGAGCCGGGCACCGGGCGCCGACGCCCCGCGCACCGGTGCCCGAGGGGTGATCAGCGCCTCCGGCGCAGCCAGAGGGCGCTGTCGCCGGCGACGGCCAGGTCCTCGCCGTCCGTTCCGACGGGTACCGAGCGCAGCAGGACCTCGTGCTCCACCCCGCCGACGACCTCGCTCAGGGAGACCGGCTCCGAGGTGGTGTTGACGATGATCCGGACGTCACCGCGGTCGATGGCCAGCACGCCCGCGGGAGCTGCGTCATCGAAGACCACGCCATGGCTCTCGCCCTGCTCGCCCAGACGCAGCCTCCGGCGCAGTCTCAGCGCCTCCCGGTACAGCTCCAGGACGGAGCCGTCCACGCCGAGCTGCTGGTCGACCGCGAGCGGCCCGAACTCTGCCGGCTGCGGCAGCCAGCTCTGACCGGAGGGGGAGA
Encoded proteins:
- a CDS encoding glycosyltransferase family 4 protein, producing the protein MNRTPPGPPATASEHPLRVLLTTDWWEPVVNGVVASVQTLRRELLALGCDVRVLTLSQGIRARNEDGVYRIGSVSASMVYDRARIGMPSGRRVLRDILQWRPDVVHSQAEFSTFMWARRIARTLSVPLVHTYHTIYEDYTHYYSPSRTMGRKVVETFSRRVLSRTDAVIAPTTKVARLLAGYGVHRPLHVIPTGLDLDRFRPARNEQEHADALALRAALDIGPQQRVLLSVSRLAKEKNLDEVLEMVAVADRADAVLVLVGEGPYRAELEARARALGIAERVRFTGVVDPADIPRWYRMGDVFVGASLSETQGLTFIEAMASGLPLLCRRDPSLASVVVEDVTGWQFEGPGQFTSRLHSLLDDPRRREQMARAALERARTTCDAQEFGRSVLDVYQQARQRRAPLLARREAVPA
- a CDS encoding YbhB/YbcL family Raf kinase inhibitor-like protein — protein: MDHTSPETSSFVLISSATPPGEEVAPQQLVEALGGENLSPDLRWSGAPEGTRSFAVTCYDPDAPTGSGFWHWVAWDIPAATTSLPLGVARDDASLLQARNDFGNPGYDGPEPPAGPPHRYQFSVHALPVPTLGVSADSPHIAARFAIFSQQLASASFTARYQVME
- a CDS encoding aspartate/glutamate racemase family protein, which produces MIETAPGAAGKDSGGRLDPADWSRPVVGVLGGLGPAATSVFLDMLIRATVAGSDQEHLDLLVSQHSTTPDRTAGILEPGAPDPGPVIVRDAVMLQRAGVDLLVLPCNTAHHYARQVEAATDIPLLSIVETTSRAAVEVADGAPIAVFATEGNIHAGVYQDQILARGGTPLVPDRAVQEDINHLIYAQVKAGVPVDLDLFESCIERVLACGAGVAVLGCTELSVVYDQHGYRGDRRLVDSLTELARITVGRAGKELTELFR
- a CDS encoding carboxylate--amine ligase, translating into MPHPETPTSRPAAPDPGPSSAQAGFDLVLLGSGLGVYTLARAFHEEYGVVATVITKVGIEPMRRSVTCVVDELGSSASDEDLVTAAVDLAIERGGVRPQLLLANADSLVQLMSDHRDQLEPHYVMPILEADVLERLSDKAEFARLCTEHGVATPRTEVIDLSIPRKAGWEPPRTDLPFPVVMKAARTADMAGVRFAGKKKVWFLEDPEELAALLRSIAAAGYTGRLIVQELIPGDDTAEGSITAYTDAAGRVTLLCSARVLLGEHTPDALGRPAAMITTPFDDALEQARALLEATGYRGYANFDVKRDPRDGTWKFFEVNPRIGRNNFYVSSAGANVSRFVVADAIEHRRIEPVTQFDEILYSLVPMPLLRRYLRDPPLKRWVATVARRGVRNPWTYPADGGWARRYARIVGLNHVRKFLRHYPRPTDSGF